A region of Thermococcus argininiproducens DNA encodes the following proteins:
- the gyaR gene encoding glyoxylate reductase, with protein MKPRVFITRQIPENGIKMIERYYEIDLWKDQREPPKDVLLEKITDVDAIVTLVTDKVDKELLDNASKLRIITQYAVGYDNIDLEEATKRGIYVTNTPGVLTDATADLAFALLLTSARRVVEADQFVRSGEWKRSAVGWHPLMFLGYGLKGKTLGIIGFGRIGQAVARRAKGFGMKIIYYSRRRKLKAEKEIGAEYVDFETLLEESDFISLHVPFTDETHHMIGEKELKIMKPTAILINTARGPVVDTKALIKALQEGWIAGAGLDVFEEEPYYNEELFKLKNVVLAPHLGSATHEAREGMAELVAKNLIAFAKGEIPPNLVNKDVINIKKPGFE; from the coding sequence GAGAGCCTCCAAAAGATGTACTTTTGGAGAAGATCACGGACGTAGACGCAATCGTAACTTTAGTTACAGACAAGGTGGACAAGGAGCTCTTGGATAATGCATCAAAACTTAGGATAATAACCCAGTACGCGGTCGGCTATGACAATATAGACCTAGAAGAAGCTACCAAAAGAGGAATATACGTCACCAACACTCCAGGGGTTCTTACTGATGCAACTGCAGATTTGGCATTTGCTCTCCTCTTAACCAGTGCCAGAAGAGTAGTAGAAGCCGATCAATTTGTGAGAAGTGGAGAATGGAAGAGAAGCGCTGTTGGATGGCATCCGTTAATGTTTTTAGGATATGGTCTTAAGGGAAAGACACTCGGGATAATTGGATTCGGAAGAATTGGACAAGCAGTGGCAAGAAGGGCCAAAGGATTCGGAATGAAAATCATTTATTATTCAAGAAGGAGAAAACTAAAAGCTGAAAAAGAAATCGGAGCAGAATATGTTGACTTTGAGACGCTTTTAGAAGAAAGTGACTTTATAAGCCTTCATGTTCCCTTCACGGATGAAACACATCACATGATTGGAGAAAAAGAACTAAAGATAATGAAACCCACTGCAATTTTAATCAACACTGCAAGAGGGCCAGTTGTTGATACAAAGGCACTAATAAAAGCTCTCCAAGAGGGATGGATTGCTGGAGCAGGATTGGACGTTTTTGAAGAAGAACCTTATTACAATGAAGAGCTCTTTAAACTGAAAAACGTTGTTCTGGCCCCTCATTTAGGAAGTGCAACACATGAAGCAAGGGAGGGTATGGCAGAATTGGTGGCAAAAAACTTGATAGCCTTTGCAAAAGGAGAGATTCCTCCAAATCTAGTGAACAAAGATGTGATAAATATCAAAAAGCCAGGATTTGAATGA
- a CDS encoding DUF72 domain-containing protein, which yields MIVVGTCGFCERREKYFRDFGTVEVQQTFYKLIRDKTLQKWRQEAPKDFIFSIKAFQGVTHPSTSPTWRRSNVKPTSEVGLLKPTPDVFRYWELTLREAEILGAKFVLIQLPKSFKETEENFNNAEKFFSKIEKREFIIAIELRGWSEKGIKEFVKEFGLIDVSDPFVRKPVHRGDINYYRLHGAYERGRIIYKHKYEEEELKEIASRIRKWNKKESYLYFNNAYMCEDARRFIQILAF from the coding sequence ATGATAGTTGTAGGAACATGTGGTTTTTGTGAAAGAAGAGAGAAGTATTTCCGAGATTTTGGTACCGTAGAGGTTCAACAAACTTTTTACAAGCTTATCCGAGATAAAACCCTTCAGAAATGGAGACAGGAAGCTCCAAAAGATTTTATATTCTCTATAAAGGCTTTTCAAGGTGTGACTCATCCTTCTACTAGCCCTACGTGGAGACGAAGCAACGTAAAACCCACTTCGGAAGTAGGCCTTTTAAAACCAACTCCAGATGTTTTTAGGTATTGGGAGTTGACTCTTAGAGAAGCTGAGATTTTAGGAGCAAAATTTGTTCTTATCCAGCTTCCCAAGAGTTTTAAGGAAACTGAGGAAAACTTCAATAATGCAGAAAAGTTCTTCTCTAAAATTGAAAAAAGAGAGTTTATTATTGCGATAGAGCTTAGAGGTTGGAGTGAGAAAGGGATAAAGGAGTTTGTAAAGGAGTTTGGGCTTATTGATGTTTCAGATCCTTTTGTTAGAAAACCTGTTCATCGAGGTGACATTAACTATTACCGACTTCATGGGGCTTATGAAAGGGGAAGGATAATTTATAAGCACAAATATGAGGAGGAGGAACTAAAGGAAATTGCAAGCAGGATTAGAAAATGGAATAAAAAAGAAAGCTATCTCTATTTCAATAACGCTTATATGTGTGAAGATGCGAGGAGATTCATTCAAATCCTGGCTTTTTGA
- a CDS encoding 4Fe-4S dicluster domain-containing protein: MPTKAMFLMIKQALQKPFTNPFPVKHAPVNVTALIEKVQKGEVKIHPPVPVPEDFRGKIHYDPERCIGCRFCITVCPADAMEWIPELRKIRHYVSRCMFCALCVDVCPGKKFPGEEKAVKALAISEDFLLADYDKYSDNLIEEPPEAKEKGL, from the coding sequence ATGCCTACCAAAGCAATGTTCCTAATGATAAAACAAGCACTTCAAAAGCCTTTCACCAATCCCTTTCCAGTGAAGCATGCTCCAGTTAATGTTACTGCACTTATTGAGAAAGTTCAAAAGGGAGAAGTAAAGATACATCCTCCAGTTCCAGTTCCAGAAGACTTTAGAGGAAAGATTCATTATGATCCAGAGAGATGCATTGGATGCAGATTCTGTATTACTGTTTGTCCAGCAGATGCCATGGAATGGATACCTGAACTTAGGAAAATAAGGCATTATGTTTCGAGATGTATGTTCTGTGCTTTGTGTGTGGATGTTTGCCCGGGCAAGAAGTTCCCAGGTGAAGAAAAGGCAGTAAAGGCTCTTGCAATAAGCGAAGATTTCTTACTAGCAGATTATGATAAGTATAGTGACAATCTTATAGAAGAACCACCAGAAGCTAAGGAAAAAGGTCTTTAA
- a CDS encoding respiratory chain complex I subunit 1 family protein: MTPETIFYAVGMPLIGVFLGLVYKGIDRRVSARMTSRIGPPIRQPFWDVGKLLLKETVVPANAVKWIFNAMPLLALASSMTLLLYIPFGIIKAPLEGYGDLVVILYLLTLQALAMAIGGFASGSPFSSVGAQREMVLMMSYEMPFAIVITGFALIYKSFSLSTIASTPVWTIVGPLGGLGVFLLLIVFLWVTPAELAKLPFDIAEAETEIAEGMLAEYSGRNLALFYLSDAVRGFAMIAIEVVLFIPFTLSYLFGLNLSGPMLYIAEGLWFLFKVLLFYVSAVTLVRTSFARFRIEQASKLFWVYVNIIALLGLLLIWVEVM, from the coding sequence ATGACCCCTGAAACTATCTTTTATGCGGTAGGTATGCCACTTATTGGGGTATTTCTTGGACTAGTTTACAAAGGTATTGATAGGAGAGTCTCTGCGAGAATGACATCAAGGATAGGGCCTCCAATAAGACAGCCCTTCTGGGATGTTGGAAAGTTACTTCTTAAGGAAACTGTAGTTCCAGCAAATGCCGTAAAATGGATCTTCAATGCAATGCCGCTTTTAGCTCTCGCATCCTCAATGACACTCCTCCTCTACATTCCCTTTGGCATTATCAAGGCACCTTTGGAAGGTTATGGTGATTTAGTAGTAATCCTCTACCTTTTAACACTGCAGGCTCTTGCAATGGCAATTGGAGGATTTGCCTCAGGAAGTCCATTTTCCTCAGTTGGTGCGCAGAGAGAAATGGTCTTAATGATGAGTTACGAAATGCCATTTGCAATAGTGATAACGGGTTTTGCCCTGATCTACAAGAGCTTTTCACTAAGCACTATAGCTTCAACACCTGTGTGGACCATTGTAGGTCCACTGGGAGGATTAGGGGTTTTCTTACTTCTAATAGTATTCCTTTGGGTAACTCCTGCAGAGCTTGCAAAGCTTCCATTTGATATAGCTGAAGCAGAAACAGAAATAGCCGAAGGTATGCTTGCTGAGTACAGCGGAAGAAACCTTGCTTTATTCTATCTCTCAGACGCAGTAAGAGGCTTTGCAATGATAGCAATAGAAGTAGTTCTTTTCATACCATTTACGCTCAGTTACCTATTTGGTCTAAACCTCTCAGGGCCGATGCTCTATATCGCTGAGGGCTTGTGGTTCTTATTCAAAGTACTGCTATTCTACGTATCTGCAGTGACCTTAGTTAGGACATCTTTCGCAAGATTCAGAATTGAACAAGCTTCAAAGTTATTCTGGGTTTACGTGAACATAATAGCCTTGCTAGGTCTACTCTTAATATGGGTGGAGGTGATGTGA
- a CDS encoding nickel-dependent hydrogenase large subunit — protein sequence MAKTTYYVPIGPIHPALKEPIRVEAEVEGEKIVKVDVKRGFAHRGIEYMGMKRNAIQTLYLSERICGICSISHPYAFVIGSEKALGIEAPPRAQYIRSIIAELERIHSHILWLGVIAHEIGFDSLLFWTWKGREKVLDILEAITGNRINYSMYMIGGVRRDLKESHIRALKDMITYYWEFTEHMKEVFLSDPVYEARTRGVARVPKDVALKLNLVGPVARAAGLRMDIRQDIPYDAYADIDVKAVVPQDIVGEARGDAYDVTMVRIYEIEQSLDIIEYCIDNLPEGRILTIPNYIALLNKIKKTEGEGIGAHEAPRGEVIHYFRYDGTRDGPAVWKVIAPSYNNINSWAYCLLGAEVADIPVVVGYIDPCMCCNDRIAVVKDSTGKMLDYSYIHKKAIEKTRMLEKELGVRR from the coding sequence GTGGCTAAAACAACTTATTATGTTCCCATTGGTCCAATTCACCCCGCTTTAAAGGAGCCAATTAGGGTTGAAGCAGAAGTTGAGGGAGAAAAGATAGTAAAAGTTGATGTAAAGAGAGGTTTTGCTCACAGGGGAATAGAGTACATGGGTATGAAGAGGAATGCAATACAAACCCTCTATTTATCAGAAAGAATATGTGGAATATGCTCAATTTCTCACCCATATGCATTTGTCATAGGCAGTGAAAAAGCTCTTGGAATTGAAGCTCCTCCTAGGGCCCAGTACATAAGATCTATAATTGCTGAGCTTGAAAGAATACACTCCCACATCCTCTGGCTTGGAGTTATAGCCCACGAAATAGGCTTTGACTCTCTACTCTTCTGGACGTGGAAAGGAAGAGAAAAAGTTCTAGATATCTTGGAAGCTATTACAGGGAACAGAATAAATTACTCCATGTACATGATAGGTGGAGTTAGGAGAGACTTAAAGGAGAGCCACATTAGAGCCCTCAAAGATATGATAACATACTACTGGGAATTCACTGAACACATGAAAGAAGTTTTCCTTTCTGACCCGGTATATGAAGCAAGAACTAGGGGAGTAGCACGGGTCCCAAAGGATGTAGCTCTTAAATTAAATCTTGTAGGCCCAGTAGCAAGAGCCGCTGGCCTGAGGATGGATATCAGACAAGATATTCCTTACGACGCTTATGCAGATATAGATGTGAAGGCAGTGGTGCCGCAGGACATTGTGGGTGAAGCTAGAGGGGATGCTTATGACGTTACTATGGTCAGAATTTATGAAATAGAGCAGAGTCTTGATATAATAGAGTACTGTATTGACAACCTTCCTGAAGGGAGGATACTGACCATACCTAACTATATTGCCCTCTTGAACAAAATCAAAAAAACAGAAGGAGAAGGAATAGGTGCCCATGAAGCCCCTAGAGGTGAGGTTATACATTACTTTAGATATGATGGAACAAGAGACGGTCCCGCAGTGTGGAAGGTGATAGCACCAAGCTACAACAATATCAACAGCTGGGCATATTGTCTCCTAGGCGCTGAAGTGGCAGATATTCCCGTTGTCGTAGGATACATTGACCCTTGTATGTGCTGTAATGATAGAATAGCAGTTGTGAAGGATTCAACAGGCAAAATGCTGGATTACTCTTATATTCACAAGAAGGCCATCGAAAAAACAAGGATGCTAGAAAAAGAACTGGGGGTGAGAAGATGA
- a CDS encoding NADH-quinone oxidoreductase subunit C: MTLTAEEIFDRLKEELGDAILNYELKEYKMGVKKPRTYKEVWMEIDKSAFRRAIEAIFKIDYPHLHFITGEDIGEAIRMIYSFGLFHEHPWGEVSIVIKFDLPKNELILPTITDLMMGAETNEREIREMLGVEFDGLKNKRHLFLPDDWPEGKYPWRKDEYGVDDMIKHTHKSVKEIRKERGEQSG, from the coding sequence ATGACATTAACTGCTGAAGAGATCTTTGATAGATTAAAAGAGGAGCTTGGAGATGCTATACTAAACTATGAGCTCAAAGAATACAAGATGGGAGTCAAGAAGCCCAGAACCTATAAAGAAGTTTGGATGGAGATAGACAAGAGTGCCTTCAGGAGGGCTATTGAAGCAATATTCAAGATAGACTATCCACATTTACACTTCATAACTGGTGAGGACATTGGAGAAGCTATACGAATGATTTATTCATTTGGACTTTTCCACGAGCATCCTTGGGGTGAGGTGAGCATAGTTATAAAATTTGACCTTCCAAAGAACGAGCTCATCCTACCTACAATAACGGATCTTATGATGGGAGCTGAAACTAACGAGAGAGAAATCAGGGAAATGCTAGGGGTTGAATTTGATGGCCTTAAGAACAAGAGACATCTTTTCTTGCCGGACGACTGGCCTGAAGGAAAGTATCCGTGGAGAAAAGACGAATATGGTGTTGATGACATGATTAAACACACTCACAAAAGCGTTAAAGAAATAAGGAAAGAACGAGGTGAGCAAAGTGGCTAA
- a CDS encoding NADH-quinone oxidoreductase subunit B family protein codes for MGKLTNFKRSLWVFHASGGSCNACDIEIIAALTPRYDAERFGIKLVGSPRHADVLLVTGAIPRDFADKLRRVYEQMPDPKAVIVIGNCGTSGGVFYDSYNIVGPIDEIIPVDVYVPGCPPRPEAIIDAVVKAWLKLEKLEKQLEGKEE; via the coding sequence ATGGGAAAACTAACCAATTTTAAGCGCTCTCTTTGGGTCTTTCATGCCTCAGGAGGATCATGTAACGCATGTGATATCGAAATAATTGCAGCATTAACCCCTAGATATGACGCAGAAAGATTTGGAATAAAACTAGTTGGAAGCCCAAGGCACGCTGACGTGCTTTTGGTAACGGGGGCAATTCCTAGAGACTTTGCTGACAAGCTAAGACGTGTCTATGAGCAAATGCCAGATCCAAAAGCAGTGATAGTGATAGGGAATTGTGGGACCAGTGGAGGAGTTTTCTATGACTCATACAATATAGTTGGCCCAATAGACGAAATAATTCCAGTAGATGTCTATGTTCCAGGATGTCCTCCGAGGCCAGAGGCCATAATAGATGCAGTGGTGAAAGCTTGGCTTAAACTTGAGAAGCTTGAAAAGCAATTGGAGGGGAAGGAAGAATGA
- a CDS encoding proton-conducting transporter membrane subunit, with amino-acid sequence MIEHLPALMVAVPLFGAFIAPLFKKHYKGVSMWAALITGSTVILSLLLAKEVVTNGIMVYVFGADKPSIVLPSGYAVPIRIMFEVDAMGAFMAISATLMSFIGAIYSYTHVEKEAGLEKYYALLMLLETGILGMVLTGDLFNLFVFLEIAGIAGSALVGFRNYRGEASEAGIKYLIVSAVASLMVLFAVAILYGQYGNLNLAYIAKNVSFNMVDMIALGLLFTSFAMKCGAVPMHYWVPDAYTEVPAGINPPLLVATYASLYALFRVSFTLFANVVIDLARVGWIMSILGVLTMFIGVTMALVQKDVKRLMSYHAISQTGYMLLGVGVGLTVLHDPSKLAEFGRDAMAGGVFHIINHIIYKSLLLMTAGALFYVTGTRNLNEMGGLARKMPITTISFMVGAAAISGLPPFNGFASKLLIYETSYRLNPLLTVFAMVTSVLTLASFVKVFASAFLGPPLEKFQEKREVPKPMVIAMVILAVLCILFGLFPNIVLDKLVYPAVDALINFAQYHSWGGLA; translated from the coding sequence ATGATTGAGCACTTACCTGCTTTAATGGTGGCGGTTCCACTCTTCGGAGCGTTTATAGCACCACTCTTCAAGAAGCATTACAAAGGGGTCTCGATGTGGGCCGCCTTGATCACTGGTAGTACTGTGATTCTCTCCCTCTTGCTGGCAAAGGAAGTAGTTACTAATGGGATAATGGTATACGTCTTTGGAGCAGACAAGCCATCTATAGTATTGCCTTCTGGTTACGCGGTTCCGATAAGAATTATGTTTGAAGTAGATGCAATGGGAGCCTTCATGGCAATTTCTGCCACTTTGATGAGCTTTATTGGGGCCATATATTCATATACACATGTTGAAAAAGAGGCAGGATTAGAAAAATACTATGCGTTACTGATGCTCTTAGAAACTGGAATTTTGGGCATGGTGCTCACTGGAGATCTATTTAACCTGTTTGTGTTCTTAGAAATAGCAGGAATAGCGGGTTCGGCCTTAGTAGGCTTTAGAAACTACCGTGGGGAAGCAAGTGAGGCCGGAATAAAGTATCTCATCGTTAGTGCTGTAGCTTCTCTTATGGTACTATTTGCAGTAGCCATACTTTATGGTCAGTATGGAAACTTAAATTTGGCTTACATAGCAAAAAATGTATCCTTTAACATGGTAGACATGATAGCCCTTGGGTTGTTATTTACGTCATTTGCAATGAAGTGCGGTGCAGTTCCAATGCATTACTGGGTACCTGATGCTTATACTGAAGTGCCAGCTGGAATAAACCCACCCTTGTTGGTAGCAACATATGCAAGCCTTTACGCTCTCTTTAGAGTCAGTTTCACGCTCTTTGCAAACGTAGTAATAGATCTTGCTCGGGTAGGTTGGATAATGTCCATCCTTGGAGTGCTCACAATGTTCATTGGAGTTACAATGGCTCTCGTGCAAAAAGACGTTAAGAGATTGATGAGCTATCACGCTATCTCCCAGACAGGTTACATGCTTTTGGGTGTGGGCGTTGGATTAACAGTGTTACATGATCCATCTAAGCTCGCAGAATTTGGAAGGGACGCAATGGCGGGAGGAGTTTTCCATATAATTAACCACATTATTTACAAGAGCTTGCTTCTGATGACAGCAGGAGCACTCTTTTATGTCACTGGAACTAGGAACCTCAATGAAATGGGCGGTCTTGCAAGAAAAATGCCGATAACAACAATAAGCTTCATGGTCGGAGCTGCTGCAATATCTGGTTTACCACCATTTAACGGATTTGCAAGTAAGCTTCTAATTTATGAGACTTCCTATAGGTTAAACCCCCTCCTTACGGTATTCGCTATGGTGACTAGTGTCCTGACACTGGCTTCATTCGTTAAGGTTTTTGCATCAGCCTTCCTTGGACCACCGTTAGAGAAATTCCAAGAGAAACGAGAGGTTCCAAAGCCTATGGTTATAGCAATGGTCATTTTGGCAGTATTGTGTATACTATTCGGTCTCTTCCCGAACATAGTATTGGATAAACTTGTGTATCCAGCAGTTGATGCGTTAATTAACTTTGCACAATATCATAGCTGGGGTGGTTTAGCATGA
- a CDS encoding sodium:proton antiporter: protein MNGNIFVNFPFIVVAILLALGFYTIGFKRNLIKVVIGVEILEGAVNMFIVAVGYIKGGYVPIYTQAPQEAVGRMVLPTPQALTLTSIVIGVAVTALMLAFAVNIYKHYGTLDITRVRRLRG from the coding sequence ATGAATGGTAACATCTTTGTGAACTTCCCATTTATTGTAGTTGCAATCCTACTTGCGTTAGGATTTTACACTATTGGCTTCAAGCGGAATCTCATAAAAGTAGTTATCGGAGTCGAAATCTTAGAAGGCGCTGTGAACATGTTCATTGTAGCCGTGGGATACATCAAAGGTGGATATGTCCCAATCTACACTCAAGCACCACAGGAAGCTGTGGGAAGAATGGTTCTTCCGACTCCCCAAGCACTGACTCTTACGAGCATTGTCATAGGTGTTGCAGTAACTGCGTTGATGCTTGCCTTTGCAGTTAACATCTACAAGCACTATGGAACCTTAGATATTACAAGAGTAAGGAGGTTGAGGGGATGA
- a CDS encoding MnhB domain-containing protein, which translates to MTTTIIRTTTRFLASLILVFGAYIILHGHLTPGGGFQGGAVFASGLALLIVANSKDKVQELFEKTPLTQLESIGALGFLGIGLLGLMGYTFLKNAIANSGFLFGAPTPEGINPGYLNTGGTLSYLNIFVGTKVLAGLTSIILIFFLILRRERDEW; encoded by the coding sequence ATGACTACCACGATCATAAGGACAACTACTAGATTTCTGGCTTCATTGATACTTGTATTTGGGGCATATATAATCCTCCATGGACATTTAACTCCAGGAGGTGGTTTTCAGGGAGGAGCAGTTTTTGCAAGTGGTTTGGCGTTGTTGATCGTAGCTAACAGCAAAGACAAAGTCCAAGAACTCTTTGAAAAAACCCCCTTAACTCAACTGGAGAGCATTGGAGCACTTGGATTTTTGGGCATTGGCCTCTTGGGACTAATGGGCTATACCTTCCTGAAAAATGCAATAGCAAACAGTGGATTTCTCTTTGGCGCCCCCACACCAGAGGGGATAAATCCTGGATACTTGAATACTGGAGGAACCCTCTCATACCTTAACATCTTCGTTGGAACAAAAGTCTTGGCTGGTCTTACAAGCATCATACTAATCTTCTTCTTGATTCTAAGGAGGGAGAGAGATGAATGGTAA
- the mbhE gene encoding hydrogen gas-evolving membrane-bound hydrogenase subunit E → MRRALGLFAFLAFTLFLFAAAISIRPFGEPPHMEMDAYFIDHAQEEASANNVVTSVVFDYRGFDTLGEATVLFTAVAGVLMALRQYGGRGK, encoded by the coding sequence ATGAGGAGAGCATTGGGACTTTTTGCATTCTTGGCATTTACGCTATTCCTATTTGCAGCGGCCATAAGTATAAGGCCTTTTGGAGAACCTCCTCATATGGAAATGGATGCATACTTTATAGATCATGCTCAAGAAGAAGCGTCAGCTAATAATGTCGTTACAAGCGTTGTGTTTGACTACAGAGGTTTCGATACTCTTGGCGAAGCCACAGTTCTATTTACTGCAGTAGCTGGAGTTTTAATGGCACTGAGGCAGTATGGGGGGAGAGGAAAATGA
- a CDS encoding Na(+)/H(+) antiporter subunit B, which yields MNPETFFWAIQVLIAIALIGSSIAAIRFKNLISAVIAMAVFSLALSVEFYILQAPDVAIAEAGVGAGLTTAMYLLAIRNTTDEEVVE from the coding sequence ATGAATCCTGAAACATTTTTCTGGGCAATTCAAGTTCTAATAGCCATAGCTTTAATTGGAAGTTCAATAGCAGCAATTAGGTTCAAGAACTTAATCTCAGCAGTAATTGCAATGGCTGTTTTTAGCTTGGCTCTTTCTGTGGAGTTCTATATTCTACAAGCACCAGATGTAGCAATAGCAGAGGCTGGTGTTGGAGCAGGACTCACAACGGCGATGTATCTTCTTGCTATACGAAACACCACCGATGAGGAGGTGGTAGAATGA
- the mnhG gene encoding monovalent cation/H(+) antiporter subunit G, whose protein sequence is MIEWLLLLLLAIGVGFNLLASVGILRFPDVYTRIHASTKCTTFGTIFIVLSAIVYSIYNWRLSHDTAWITMGIHSALVVIFLVLTNPVGAHALGRAARKSGIRPYGAVIDELEGRL, encoded by the coding sequence ATGATTGAGTGGCTATTATTACTCTTGCTTGCCATTGGAGTAGGTTTCAATCTGCTAGCGAGCGTAGGAATCCTTAGATTTCCTGATGTTTATACAAGGATTCACGCTTCTACAAAGTGTACCACGTTCGGGACCATTTTCATAGTACTCAGTGCGATCGTTTATTCAATCTACAACTGGAGACTTAGTCATGATACTGCATGGATTACAATGGGAATCCATTCAGCACTTGTGGTCATATTCTTGGTCTTAACAAATCCAGTAGGAGCTCATGCGTTGGGTAGGGCTGCTAGAAAATCAGGTATACGACCATATGGTGCGGTAATAGATGAATTGGAGGGGAGGCTATGA
- a CDS encoding monovalent cation/H+ antiporter complex subunit F has product MTPESIFMTAMILLLVSATLTMIRMLIGPTIPDRAVALDALTTTTAGAMVLYGIITKQAVMIDVALVYAVLSYIATLYIARYLVKKKVGVA; this is encoded by the coding sequence ATGACGCCTGAGAGTATATTTATGACTGCAATGATACTATTACTCGTTTCGGCTACATTAACCATGATAAGAATGTTAATCGGGCCAACAATACCTGATAGGGCTGTAGCTCTGGATGCCTTAACAACTACAACTGCTGGCGCAATGGTTCTGTATGGCATTATTACCAAACAGGCAGTGATGATTGATGTTGCTCTTGTTTATGCTGTGTTAAGCTATATTGCGACCCTTTACATAGCCAGATATCTAGTGAAGAAAAAGGTGGGAGTGGCATGA
- a CDS encoding Na+/H+ antiporter subunit E, translated as MSFATSFLWSLIVYLVLTAGSGSILLWSPEELVAGIIIAAIIGYVTRNIMDERLDYFFNPKRWVLFIIYALGPFFYAMAKANLDVAYRVITGKIRPGIVKISPNLTRDESRTLLANSITLTPGTFTLEIDEEGNFYVHWINVPPGKEKPTPEELCGYLPKWARGIAE; from the coding sequence ATGTCCTTTGCAACATCTTTCCTTTGGTCGTTAATTGTATACCTTGTTTTGACTGCAGGTTCGGGCAGTATTTTACTATGGAGTCCAGAAGAACTAGTGGCGGGCATTATAATAGCGGCCATAATAGGCTATGTTACAAGAAATATAATGGATGAAAGACTGGATTACTTCTTTAATCCAAAAAGATGGGTGCTTTTTATTATATATGCACTAGGACCCTTTTTCTACGCCATGGCAAAAGCGAACCTTGATGTTGCTTATAGAGTCATTACAGGTAAGATAAGGCCAGGAATTGTCAAAATCTCTCCGAATTTGACTAGAGATGAAAGCAGAACGCTTCTAGCAAATTCAATAACCCTAACACCAGGAACATTTACACTTGAAATTGACGAAGAAGGTAATTTCTACGTTCACTGGATTAATGTGCCTCCCGGAAAAGAGAAACCAACTCCTGAGGAGCTTTGTGGATATTTACCAAAATGGGCAAGGGGGATTGCGGAATGA
- a CDS encoding 4Fe-4S binding protein — protein MKVPPTLSVVLRNLFKKPATNPFPKSEPLPTPEGFRGKLVYHVDKCIGCKLCISVCPAGVFEYVPEIKKVTLWLGRCVFCQQCVDVCPVSALEMSDEFLLATYNKYDDALRWLKEEEIEEMIAQQGGKTKKYRIIPEKCKGCTLCARNCPQNAIEGAPRVVHKIDPNKCVGCGVCATVCKFGAIEEYEE, from the coding sequence ATGAAAGTTCCTCCAACACTTTCAGTAGTTCTAAGAAACCTATTTAAAAAACCAGCCACAAATCCTTTCCCTAAAAGCGAGCCTTTACCAACCCCAGAAGGTTTCAGGGGGAAGTTAGTGTATCACGTGGACAAATGTATTGGATGTAAGTTGTGTATAAGTGTATGTCCGGCAGGGGTGTTCGAATATGTTCCAGAAATAAAGAAAGTGACACTTTGGTTGGGCAGATGTGTCTTCTGTCAGCAATGTGTGGATGTATGTCCTGTAAGTGCCTTAGAGATGAGTGATGAGTTTCTATTGGCTACCTACAATAAATATGATGATGCCTTAAGATGGCTTAAAGAGGAGGAAATTGAGGAGATGATTGCTCAACAGGGAGGAAAGACAAAGAAATATCGAATAATCCCTGAAAAATGTAAGGGTTGTACTCTATGTGCTAGAAATTGTCCACAAAATGCCATTGAAGGGGCACCTAGGGTAGTTCACAAAATCGATCCAAATAAGTGTGTTGGATGCGGTGTGTGTGCTACAGTATGTAAGTTTGGTGCCATAGAGGAATACGAAGAGTGA